In Bacteriovorax stolpii, a single genomic region encodes these proteins:
- a CDS encoding acetyl-CoA carboxylase biotin carboxyl carrier protein subunit: MKRQIQLNEELIDVDIIEQNPRFVLFNLDGTEYAVNLGNIDDYKLNLNYNNTNSSVVALDTHIVVDGIEFSIDTPKRVRGKGKSGDHGQMVSPMPGKILKVLVSEGSELEAGTPILVMEAMKMEHTIKANKKGKIEKIFYKEGDQVQGGVELVKLC; the protein is encoded by the coding sequence ATGAAAAGACAAATCCAATTAAACGAAGAACTTATTGATGTGGACATTATTGAACAAAACCCACGTTTTGTTCTTTTTAACCTTGATGGGACTGAATACGCAGTCAATCTAGGCAACATCGATGATTACAAATTAAACTTAAATTACAACAACACCAACTCATCAGTGGTGGCGCTGGACACTCACATTGTAGTGGATGGAATCGAGTTTTCGATTGATACGCCAAAACGAGTGCGAGGAAAAGGAAAGAGCGGTGACCACGGCCAGATGGTAAGCCCAATGCCAGGAAAAATTTTAAAGGTTTTGGTAAGTGAAGGCTCAGAGCTTGAAGCAGGAACTCCGATTCTTGTGATGGAAGCGATGAAGATGGAGCACACGATTAAGGCCAACAAAAAAGGGAAGATCGAAAAGATTTTCTACAAAGAAGGCGATCAGGTGCAAGGTGGAGTGGAGCTGGTTAAGTTATGCTAA
- a CDS encoding hydroxymethylglutaryl-CoA lyase, translated as MLSHMPKKVRIVEVGPRDGLQNEKTIVSLEDKVTFIRMLADAGLSEIEATSFVRAEKIPQMSDGVELYGALVKEASLKKAKLISLVPNDKGLDNALRAGVKEIAVFTATSNTFNQKNINATIDESLKRIDAVMARANKEGLKTRGYISTVFGCPYEGKTSLVELKRVANHLESLGVHEISLGDTIGVANPLQVKETIEFLKSDFSLDFFAMHFHDTRGMAVANILASLEMGMTSFDSSAGGLGGCPYAKGASGNVATEDLVYLFSSMGIETGVNMEKLAQASSFILSKLSKGSSSKSLTAFLANKA; from the coding sequence ATGCTAAGTCACATGCCAAAAAAAGTTCGCATCGTTGAAGTCGGTCCAAGGGACGGGCTTCAGAATGAAAAAACTATTGTCTCATTAGAAGACAAAGTGACATTCATCAGAATGCTGGCAGACGCTGGTCTTTCTGAGATCGAAGCGACTAGTTTTGTCCGTGCAGAAAAAATCCCACAAATGAGTGATGGGGTTGAGCTCTACGGAGCTCTGGTAAAAGAGGCGTCTCTTAAAAAGGCGAAACTTATTTCTCTCGTTCCTAACGATAAAGGGCTCGATAATGCCCTTCGTGCCGGTGTAAAAGAGATCGCGGTTTTTACGGCGACATCAAATACATTTAACCAAAAAAACATCAACGCTACTATTGATGAATCTCTAAAGAGAATTGACGCCGTGATGGCAAGGGCCAACAAAGAGGGCCTTAAGACCAGAGGGTACATTTCAACCGTTTTTGGCTGCCCTTATGAAGGAAAAACCAGCCTGGTTGAACTCAAGAGAGTCGCCAATCATTTAGAAAGCCTGGGAGTTCATGAGATCTCTCTAGGCGATACAATTGGAGTGGCCAACCCACTACAAGTTAAAGAAACAATCGAATTTTTAAAGTCTGACTTCAGCCTGGACTTCTTTGCTATGCACTTTCACGACACCCGTGGAATGGCCGTGGCCAATATTTTAGCTTCTCTTGAAATGGGGATGACGAGCTTTGATTCATCTGCCGGTGGATTAGGGGGATGTCCTTACGCTAAGGGGGCGTCTGGAAACGTGGCCACTGAGGATTTAGTCTATTTATTCTCTTCGATGGGAATTGAGACTGGCGTGAACATGGAAAAACTGGCCCAAGCTTCAAGCTTTATTCTAAGCAAGCTTTCCAAAGGATCATCTTCAAAAAGCTTAACTGCATTCCTGGCCAACAAGGCCTGA
- a CDS encoding enoyl-CoA hydratase-related protein: protein MSFYQKTFPDLEVAVKNNHQLWVTLNNPDQMNAITTPMIDSLTEVLRQADFDPEIRVVVITGKGKNFCAGGDIKAMEEKSGMFAGESNELRSRYQHGIQRIPQCIENLSVPVIAMVNGAAVGAGCDLSMMCDMRTGNSKSKFAETFTRMGLVPGDGGTFFLQRVIGYSKAMQMFLTAKSYEGKEALDFGLLSFLFEDSNLESETEKLADTVASLAPVAQKLTKKAMKVSYLHDLQTSLDMLASYQGISQRTADHFEALKSFKEKRSPRFSGE from the coding sequence ATGAGCTTTTACCAAAAGACCTTTCCAGACCTTGAAGTGGCAGTGAAAAATAACCACCAACTATGGGTAACTCTTAATAATCCAGACCAAATGAACGCGATTACAACCCCAATGATTGACTCCTTAACAGAGGTTTTAAGGCAGGCGGATTTTGACCCGGAAATCAGGGTTGTAGTTATTACAGGGAAAGGGAAAAACTTCTGCGCGGGTGGAGATATCAAAGCAATGGAAGAAAAATCCGGGATGTTTGCCGGTGAATCCAACGAGCTTCGATCGCGCTATCAGCACGGGATTCAGCGCATTCCTCAGTGTATTGAAAACCTTTCTGTTCCGGTGATCGCCATGGTTAATGGAGCTGCTGTCGGGGCCGGGTGTGATCTTTCTATGATGTGTGACATGCGCACAGGGAACTCTAAATCGAAATTTGCCGAGACTTTTACCCGCATGGGACTTGTTCCAGGTGATGGTGGAACGTTTTTTCTTCAAAGAGTAATCGGATATTCCAAAGCAATGCAGATGTTTTTAACGGCAAAAAGCTATGAAGGAAAAGAAGCATTGGACTTTGGACTCCTGAGCTTTTTATTCGAAGATTCAAATTTAGAAAGTGAGACAGAAAAATTGGCCGACACTGTAGCTTCTCTTGCACCTGTGGCGCAGAAGTTGACTAAAAAAGCGATGAAGGTTTCTTATCTGCACGACCTGCAAACCTCACTTGATATGCTTGCGAGCTACCAAGGAATTTCTCAAAGAACAGCAGATCACTTTGAAGCACTCAAGTCTTTTAAAGAAAAACGCTCTCCACGTTTTTCTGGCGAATAA
- a CDS encoding Bor/Iss family lipoprotein: protein MKNLTLSFLMLFLANACSTMEFNTSGREDFSVGARSGSERLIEVEKTKDFYFWGLTPTYAEFNLQDETEGEGVNNPSYVSIEQRYTFKDIFFTFVTLGLYCPATYKVTLLSKGETK from the coding sequence ATGAAAAATCTAACGTTGTCGTTCCTCATGTTGTTTCTGGCAAATGCCTGTTCAACGATGGAGTTTAACACCAGCGGACGAGAGGACTTTAGTGTCGGAGCTCGTTCAGGAAGTGAAAGACTAATCGAGGTCGAAAAAACGAAGGATTTTTATTTCTGGGGACTGACTCCGACTTATGCGGAATTCAATCTTCAGGATGAGACAGAAGGTGAAGGGGTGAATAACCCGTCTTATGTCTCGATTGAACAAAGATATACATTTAAAGATATATTTTTTACTTTTGTCACTTTAGGGCTTTATTGCCCGGCCACCTACAAGGTTACGCTCCTTTCAAAAGGAGAGACCAAATGA
- a CDS encoding carbonic anhydrase, whose translation MKFLAVVLFVITFSNVEASEHVAASAHKETHKREIGPVTADTALRYLVNGNKRFVGKQFRNDGVSTKDIQKLASGQKPHAIVLSCSDSRVPPEVLFDQKLGEIFVIRTAGQAIDSSVLASIEYAVSHLGTNLIVVMGHESCGAVKAALSTLNGGDAGSPSLNKLVGDIHPRLKRFSRLPASANVVDESWSNVEGVAADLTTRSEIIQSAVESGELHIEKALYHLGSGVVDWK comes from the coding sequence ATGAAGTTTCTAGCAGTTGTTCTATTTGTAATAACTTTTTCAAACGTAGAAGCTTCTGAGCATGTGGCCGCATCAGCTCATAAAGAGACGCATAAAAGAGAAATTGGCCCAGTAACGGCCGACACGGCACTTAGATATTTAGTTAACGGAAATAAGCGCTTTGTAGGTAAGCAGTTTAGAAATGATGGAGTATCAACAAAGGATATTCAAAAGCTTGCAAGCGGACAAAAACCACACGCTATTGTTTTATCGTGTAGTGATTCGCGCGTTCCACCTGAAGTGCTTTTTGATCAGAAGTTAGGTGAAATTTTTGTTATTAGGACTGCTGGTCAGGCCATTGATTCTTCAGTTCTTGCCAGTATTGAGTACGCCGTTTCTCATTTGGGGACAAATTTGATTGTAGTTATGGGGCATGAATCTTGTGGTGCAGTTAAAGCGGCCCTCTCTACTTTAAATGGAGGAGATGCGGGAAGCCCGAGTTTAAATAAATTAGTCGGAGATATTCATCCAAGATTAAAAAGGTTTTCGAGGCTTCCGGCCTCGGCAAATGTAGTTGATGAAAGTTGGTCCAATGTAGAAGGTGTCGCCGCTGACCTGACAACTCGCTCAGAAATAATTCAATCAGCTGTTGAGTCGGGAGAGCTTCATATTGAAAAGGCGCTTTATCATTTAGGTTCTGGTGTCGTTGATTGGAAATAA